The window TAATACTACGGGTCTCGGTGTATGAGCACAGCGCTACTGGTCTTCCGATCCTCCGGAAAGCCCGGTGTGTGGCTGCTCTTCAGCGATACTCGTTCAGCCGTCTCTTGAGCCGCTTCGCCGCCTCGCCAGCCGCCCGTGCGAACCCTTCACCGCGATCCTCGCCGGCGAAGATGATCCCACGCGAGGAGTTCACGAGCCCGACGCCGTCGGCGAGGCCGTACTCGATCGCGGCTTCGACGTCTCCGCCCTGTGCACCGACGCCGGGTACGAGAAAGGGGAGGTCGGGAACGAGGTCGCGTACCGCTTCGAGTTCTTCGGGAGCGGTCGCGCCGACCACGAGGCCGACGTTGCCGCGCTCGTTCCAGTCGTCGGCGAGCCGCGCAACCCGTTCGTAGAGGCACTCGCCGTCGGCGAGTTCGCGGTCCTGAAGGTCTCCTCCACCAGGATTCGAGGTCCGACAGAGCACGAACACACCCGCCTCCTGGGAGAGAAACGGTTCGATCGAGTCCCGACCGAGATAGGGGTTGACGGTGATCGCGTCGGCGGCCGTCCCGCCGGCCGCATCGAGGTGGGTCGCGTACTGGCGGGCGGTGTTGCCGATGTCGGCGCGCTTCGCGTCGAGGAGTACTGGAACGTCCTTACCATGGGCGTAGGCGACGGTTTCACGGAGCGCGCGCCACCCGTCGGGGTCCTCGTAGAACGCGGCATTCGGCTTGTAGCACGCGGCGTGGTCGTGTGTCGCGTCGATGATCCGGCGGTTGAACGCCCACCGTGGTAGGTCGTGATCGTGGAGGTGGTCGGGAAGTCGGTTGAGGTCGGGATCGAGTCCCACAGAAAGCACGCTGTCGGTCGCATCGATACGGTCAGCGAGCCGGTC is drawn from Halococcus saccharolyticus DSM 5350 and contains these coding sequences:
- the pyrF gene encoding orotidine-5'-phosphate decarboxylase, which encodes MGFFDRLADRIDATDSVLSVGLDPDLNRLPDHLHDHDLPRWAFNRRIIDATHDHAACYKPNAAFYEDPDGWRALRETVAYAHGKDVPVLLDAKRADIGNTARQYATHLDAAGGTAADAITVNPYLGRDSIEPFLSQEAGVFVLCRTSNPGGGDLQDRELADGECLYERVARLADDWNERGNVGLVVGATAPEELEAVRDLVPDLPFLVPGVGAQGGDVEAAIEYGLADGVGLVNSSRGIIFAGEDRGEGFARAAGEAAKRLKRRLNEYR